From a single Nematostella vectensis chromosome 3, jaNemVect1.1, whole genome shotgun sequence genomic region:
- the LOC5520052 gene encoding zinc metalloproteinase nas-36 isoform X1 — MSVRFLVYIICLGFLSLSGPVSIVRVEGHKTAAETISTINQQQEWKSDTVRVFDGDILMPRPISSAGSKGLSAASRPQWKLWPGAIIPYKIDPSISKRSRHVRIIKAAMREWERVTCVRFVDKTREPIREYVHIHYGVGCRGSVGRWPNTRSLLTLGKWCDNFKVVLHELGHTIGFWHEQNRPDREKYVKVMLENVIPKWRFAYSRYSRRLIDSLEVPYDYYSIMHYSNKMYALPGKITIIPRDPSIKSLGNTGLSALDIKQTNMLYKCADKNKEHPNFPDDFFFTPSDESSLPNCVALIEPHDPTWATISMCYKEEKRPVNITWSHTGHVTNMTCTHINMPDRNLHAVFWQDNYLCVSRDSVLTFHWSVSRPIARKNCTAIRKNRGSPQFYYLCATRVQERTKNRKQSYFFEWSPWTPCTKDCGGGSQARMRSCKRGQQCVGPTRELRICNMHRCLDWPSWPVGFSWQVGPSTPGQSCVRIYERSQYSDWLNHMMCWGLGRNRLLTMRWSDSGPIMGLRCTQILEPKEGDGGWLDNYFCVENDAPYNFEWSSRGPIAGLGCVQWNAKKGKNGWNDNYLCAQRYPQPSGCPEDWQVHKVTNINHCYKLVETTMSWSDAEEACKRSFNSSLLSLASQSELDYVRNAVQDGNSVWIGFNDKGREGRWEWTDRSPVTFKNWSPNEPNNGGFRENEDCAVMRWDDSRWTDFPCSVPFKFICKKSVVPPSA, encoded by the exons ATGTCTGTGAGGTTTCTTGTTTACATCATTTGTCTGGGTTTTCTGAGTTTATCTGGCCCTGTGTCCATTGTGAGAGTAGAGGGACACAAAACAGCCGCAGAGACCATCAGTACTATCAACCAACAACAGG AGTGGAAGAGCGACACTGTCAGAGTCTTCGATGGGGATATACTTATGCCAAGGCCTATCTCATCCGCTGGTTCCAAGGGCCTCTCGGCCGCCTCACGACCTCAGTGGAAACTATGGCCTGGGGCGATTATTCCTTACAAGATAGACCCCAGCATCA GCAAAAGATCAAGGCACGTGAGAATTATCAAGGCTGCGATGAGGGAGTGGGAACGAGTCACGTGCGTTagatttgtagacaaaacaaGGGAGCCAATCAGGGAATACGTGCACATCCACTATGGCGTCGG CTGTCGTGGTAGCGTTGGTCGATGGCCAAATACACGGTCCTTGCTCACACTCGGCAAGTGGTGTGACAACTTTAAAGTTGTGTTACATGAACTTGGTCACACAATCGGCTTTTGGCATGAGCAGAACAGGCCAGACCGGGAAAAGTATGTAAAGGTCATGTTGGAGAATGTCATACCAA AGTGGCGGTTTGCGTACTCTCGGTACAGTCGCAGATTGATTGATAGCCTTGAAGTCCCGTATGACTATTACTCAATCATGCACTATAGCAATAAGATGTACGCACTGCCCGGCAAGATCACGATAATACCACGTGACCCGTCAATCAAGTCGCTAGGCAACACGGGGCTCAGCGCTCTGGACATCAAACAAACCAACATGCTCTACAAGTGCGCCGACAAAAACAAAG AGCATCCGAATTTCCCAGACGATTTCTTCTTTACACCAAGTGACGAGTCTTCGCTTCCAAATTGTGTTGCGCTCATCGAACCCCATGACCCCACATGGGCAACGATCAGCATGTGTTACAAGGAGGAGAAGCGTCCAGTTAACATCACGTGGTCCCATACCGGTCACGTGACCAACATGACCTGCACACACATCAACATGCCGGACCGAAACCTGCACGCTGTCTTCTGGCAGGACAACTACTTATGCGTATCACGTGATAGCGTCCTGACATTTCATTGGTCCGTGTCAAGGCCTATAGCAAGGAAGAACTGTACCGCTATACGGAAAAACAGAGGGAGCCCACAGTTCTATTATCTTTGTGCCACGAGAGTACAAGAGCGAACCAAAAACAGAAAAC AGAGTTATTTCTTCGAATGGAGCCCTTGGACGCCTTGTACTAAGGACTGTGGGGGTGGGTCACAGGCTAGAATGCGCTCATGCAAACGAGGTCAACAATGCGTAGGTCCGACCCGTGAATTAAGAATCTGCAACATGCACAGATGTTTAG ACTGGCCCTCATGGCCGGTGGGATTCTCATGGCAAGTTGGCCCATCAACTCCTGGCCAATCATGTGTGAGGATCTATGAACGTTCCCAGTATTCCGATTGGCTCAACCACATGATGTGCTGGGGCCTAGGACGAAACCGATTGCTGACAATGCGGTGGTCGGACAGCGGTCCCATAATGGGCTTGCGATGTACCCAAATACTTGAGCCCAAGGAGGGTGACGGTGGATGGCTTGACAATTATTTTTGTGTGGAAAACGATGCACCTTATAA TTTTGAATGGTCCTCCAGAGGCCCAATTGCCGGCTTGGGTTGTGTCCAGTGGAATgcgaaaaaagggaaaaatggCTGGAATGATAATTATCTTTGCGCTCAGAGATATCCTCAACCATCAG GTTGTCCTGAGGATTGGCAAGTCCACAAAGTCACCAACATCAATCACTGTTATAAACTCGTGGAGACAACAATGTCATGGAGCGATGCAGAGGAAGCGTGTAAACGCAGCTTTAACTCCAGTCTGTTAAGCTTGGCCAGCCAAAGCGAGCTAGACTACGTTCGAAACGCGGTGCAAGATGGGAATAGTGTGTGGATAGGTTTTAATGACAAAGGCCGCGAGGGTCGATGGGAATGGACCGATAG ATCACCGGTAACTTTCAAGAACTGGTCTCCAAATGAGCCAAACAACGGCGGTTTCCGAGAAAACGAGGACTGTGCGGTGATGCGGTGGGATGACAGCAGATGGACGGACTTCCCGTGCTCCGTGCCCTTTAAATTCATCTGCAAGAAATCCGTGGTGCCTCCGTCAGCATGA
- the LOC5520052 gene encoding uncharacterized protein LOC5520052 isoform X2: protein MSVRFLVYIICLGFLSLSGPVSIVRVEGHKTAAETISTINQQQEWKSDTVRVFDGDILMPRPISSAGSKGLSAASRPQWKLWPGAIIPYKIDPSISKRSRHVRIIKAAMREWERVTCVRFVDKTREPIREYVHIHYGVGCRGSVGRWPNTRSLLTLGKWCDNFKVVLHELGHTIGFWHEQNRPDREKYVKVMLENVIPKHPNFPDDFFFTPSDESSLPNCVALIEPHDPTWATISMCYKEEKRPVNITWSHTGHVTNMTCTHINMPDRNLHAVFWQDNYLCVSRDSVLTFHWSVSRPIARKNCTAIRKNRGSPQFYYLCATRVQERTKNRKQSYFFEWSPWTPCTKDCGGGSQARMRSCKRGQQCVGPTRELRICNMHRCLDWPSWPVGFSWQVGPSTPGQSCVRIYERSQYSDWLNHMMCWGLGRNRLLTMRWSDSGPIMGLRCTQILEPKEGDGGWLDNYFCVENDAPYNFEWSSRGPIAGLGCVQWNAKKGKNGWNDNYLCAQRYPQPSGCPEDWQVHKVTNINHCYKLVETTMSWSDAEEACKRSFNSSLLSLASQSELDYVRNAVQDGNSVWIGFNDKGREGRWEWTDRSPVTFKNWSPNEPNNGGFRENEDCAVMRWDDSRWTDFPCSVPFKFICKKSVVPPSA, encoded by the exons ATGTCTGTGAGGTTTCTTGTTTACATCATTTGTCTGGGTTTTCTGAGTTTATCTGGCCCTGTGTCCATTGTGAGAGTAGAGGGACACAAAACAGCCGCAGAGACCATCAGTACTATCAACCAACAACAGG AGTGGAAGAGCGACACTGTCAGAGTCTTCGATGGGGATATACTTATGCCAAGGCCTATCTCATCCGCTGGTTCCAAGGGCCTCTCGGCCGCCTCACGACCTCAGTGGAAACTATGGCCTGGGGCGATTATTCCTTACAAGATAGACCCCAGCATCA GCAAAAGATCAAGGCACGTGAGAATTATCAAGGCTGCGATGAGGGAGTGGGAACGAGTCACGTGCGTTagatttgtagacaaaacaaGGGAGCCAATCAGGGAATACGTGCACATCCACTATGGCGTCGG CTGTCGTGGTAGCGTTGGTCGATGGCCAAATACACGGTCCTTGCTCACACTCGGCAAGTGGTGTGACAACTTTAAAGTTGTGTTACATGAACTTGGTCACACAATCGGCTTTTGGCATGAGCAGAACAGGCCAGACCGGGAAAAGTATGTAAAGGTCATGTTGGAGAATGTCATACCAA AGCATCCGAATTTCCCAGACGATTTCTTCTTTACACCAAGTGACGAGTCTTCGCTTCCAAATTGTGTTGCGCTCATCGAACCCCATGACCCCACATGGGCAACGATCAGCATGTGTTACAAGGAGGAGAAGCGTCCAGTTAACATCACGTGGTCCCATACCGGTCACGTGACCAACATGACCTGCACACACATCAACATGCCGGACCGAAACCTGCACGCTGTCTTCTGGCAGGACAACTACTTATGCGTATCACGTGATAGCGTCCTGACATTTCATTGGTCCGTGTCAAGGCCTATAGCAAGGAAGAACTGTACCGCTATACGGAAAAACAGAGGGAGCCCACAGTTCTATTATCTTTGTGCCACGAGAGTACAAGAGCGAACCAAAAACAGAAAAC AGAGTTATTTCTTCGAATGGAGCCCTTGGACGCCTTGTACTAAGGACTGTGGGGGTGGGTCACAGGCTAGAATGCGCTCATGCAAACGAGGTCAACAATGCGTAGGTCCGACCCGTGAATTAAGAATCTGCAACATGCACAGATGTTTAG ACTGGCCCTCATGGCCGGTGGGATTCTCATGGCAAGTTGGCCCATCAACTCCTGGCCAATCATGTGTGAGGATCTATGAACGTTCCCAGTATTCCGATTGGCTCAACCACATGATGTGCTGGGGCCTAGGACGAAACCGATTGCTGACAATGCGGTGGTCGGACAGCGGTCCCATAATGGGCTTGCGATGTACCCAAATACTTGAGCCCAAGGAGGGTGACGGTGGATGGCTTGACAATTATTTTTGTGTGGAAAACGATGCACCTTATAA TTTTGAATGGTCCTCCAGAGGCCCAATTGCCGGCTTGGGTTGTGTCCAGTGGAATgcgaaaaaagggaaaaatggCTGGAATGATAATTATCTTTGCGCTCAGAGATATCCTCAACCATCAG GTTGTCCTGAGGATTGGCAAGTCCACAAAGTCACCAACATCAATCACTGTTATAAACTCGTGGAGACAACAATGTCATGGAGCGATGCAGAGGAAGCGTGTAAACGCAGCTTTAACTCCAGTCTGTTAAGCTTGGCCAGCCAAAGCGAGCTAGACTACGTTCGAAACGCGGTGCAAGATGGGAATAGTGTGTGGATAGGTTTTAATGACAAAGGCCGCGAGGGTCGATGGGAATGGACCGATAG ATCACCGGTAACTTTCAAGAACTGGTCTCCAAATGAGCCAAACAACGGCGGTTTCCGAGAAAACGAGGACTGTGCGGTGATGCGGTGGGATGACAGCAGATGGACGGACTTCCCGTGCTCCGTGCCCTTTAAATTCATCTGCAAGAAATCCGTGGTGCCTCCGTCAGCATGA
- the LOC5520053 gene encoding neuronal pentraxin-1, producing MAPGGLHSVLFYVLCLAVHSHCGVLQTYRRANATKVYVSGENNHVTISMEGESRVVKKLQSDMKRLQNKLQALEDIVNPAFDLKFPRKSTSDYVIIREIPTMQAATVCLWINTADKTNEGTPFSYATTSRDNEFIIIDYRDVVIWIAQNTTRTGIAVNDGQWHHLCVTWENTAGSWRLYKDGRVAKSGTGLSQGEQIDGGGAVVLGNEQDMLGGGFHQTQSFIGEMSRVNMWRRELSSSEIARMSADCTEGAGDVFDWRDVIRGARGLVEAKRPSTCHAV from the exons ATGGCTCCTGGCGGCCTTCATTCAGTTTTATTCTACGTTCTCTGCCTCGCTGTTCACTCTCACTGCGGCGTACTTCAAACATACAGAAGGGCGAACGCCACAAAGGTGTACGTCAGCGGCGAAAACAACCATGTGACGATCTCAATGGAGGGCGAATCGAGAGTGGTTAAAAAGCTCCAAAGCGACATGAAAAGACTTCAAAACAAGTTACAGGCGCTGGAAGACATAGTGAATCCAG CGTTTGACCTCAAGTTCCCGCGAAAAAGTACTTCTGATTACGTCATTATCAGAGAAATACCCACAATGCAAGCAGCGACGGTATGCCTTTGGATAAACACCGCTGACAAGACGAACGAAGGCACACCATTCAGTTACGCTACAACGTCAAGAGACAACGAATTCATTATCATTGATTACAGAGATGTGGTTATATGGATTGCCCAAAATACAACTCG GACTGGAATCGCAGTAAACGACGGTCAATGGCACCACCTTTGCGTGACATGGGAGAACACCGCTGGCAGCTGGAGGTTGTACAAGGACGGGAGAGTGGCTAAAAGCGGCACAGGGCTGAGTCAAGGGGAGCAGATCGACGGCGGAGGTGCAGTCGTACTGGGGAACGAGCAAGACATGCTTGGCGGGGGTTTTCACCAGACACAGTCGTTTATTGGTGAGATGAGTAGAGTGAATATGTGGAGGAGAGAGCTAAGCTCGTCTGAGATTGCTAGAATGTCAGCGGATTGCACTGAAGGCGCGGGTGATGTGTTTGATTGGCGTGACGTCATTAGGGGTGCACGGGGACTCGTGGAGGCCAAGAGGCCGTCCACATGTCATGCTGTTTGA